The following are from one region of the Pseudomonadota bacterium genome:
- a CDS encoding Bro-N domain-containing protein, which yields MEETKIALFKGKGIRKTLYENEWWFSVVDVCVVLTESADAGAYWRKLKQRLKEEGSEVVTFCHGLKLLSPDGQHRETDCANTEGIFRVIQSIPSPKAEPFKRWLAKVGYERVQEIEDPELATKRTRLLYKLKGYPDDWIEKRMRGIAIREELTDEWQNRGAQEKRDYEILTAEISKAAFGLTPTEYKKHKGLKRENLRDHMDDFELIFTMLSERATTEIHRTEDSQGMKKLKEDAKAGGDIVSKANYLRKPMEKKRLPKKAK from the coding sequence ATGGAAGAAACAAAAATCGCATTATTCAAAGGTAAAGGGATTCGTAAAACCCTATACGAAAACGAGTGGTGGTTTTCTGTAGTCGATGTATGCGTTGTATTGACTGAAAGTGCAGACGCGGGAGCATATTGGAGAAAGTTGAAACAGAGACTAAAGGAGGAAGGAAGTGAAGTCGTGACGTTTTGTCACGGGTTGAAGTTGCTTTCGCCCGACGGACAGCACAGGGAGACGGACTGTGCCAATACGGAAGGCATTTTCCGTGTTATCCAGTCAATCCCTTCCCCTAAAGCTGAACCTTTCAAACGCTGGCTGGCCAAAGTGGGATATGAGCGTGTTCAGGAGATAGAAGATCCTGAGCTTGCTACAAAGAGAACCCGGCTTCTGTATAAGCTCAAAGGATACCCTGATGACTGGATTGAAAAAAGGATGCGCGGTATTGCCATCCGTGAAGAGCTTACCGATGAATGGCAGAATCGCGGAGCGCAGGAAAAAAGGGATTATGAGATTCTCACCGCTGAAATATCAAAGGCAGCATTTGGACTAACTCCAACAGAATACAAGAAACATAAAGGATTAAAACGCGAAAACCTCCGCGACCATATGGACGATTTTGAACTTATCTTTACTATGCTCAGTGAGCGGGCCACAACTGAAATCCACCGTACCGAAGATTCGCAGGGTATGAAAAAGCTCAAAGAAGACGCGAAGGCAGGTGGCGATATTGTCTCCAAGGCAAACTATTTAAGAAAACCTATGGAAAAGAAAAGGCTGCCGAAGAAAGCAAAGTAA
- a CDS encoding helicase-related protein, which yields MNTDLTFITNEKGQSLKNRFETLIKDTRFFDCLVGYFYTSGFFNIYKSLEDTELIRVLIGISTDRQTFDLIQKGGEPQQRELQFSHAETKQRLEGEIEKEFEHSDDNQNIEEGVENFIEWIRNNKLQIRAFPSDKIHAKVYIMTFKEGDRDMGRVITGSSNFTQAGFIDNLEFNVELKNRTDFEFALNKFNELWADSVDVSEKYIETIKTKTWLNQTITPYELYLKFLYEYFKDELSLTDEIFVRYLPEEFMKLEYQEQAVLNAKKILEEYGGVFVSDVVGLGKTYISAMLAGQLDGRTLVIAPPVLLDTNNPGSWSNVFSDFRVPADFQSIGKLDDLLKKGVEKYDNIIVDEAHRFRTESNVTYEKLAEICRGKRIILVTATPYNNSPKDILSQIKLFQNAKKSIIPNLPNLEAFFNGLDKRLKNLDRQRDYQEYIKRVKENAKEIRDKVLKYLMVRRTRMEITRFFSQDLDRQNLKFPDVEVPIPLFYELDEHEDNVFSKTIELAAQKFNYARYMPMLYYKGKIDQLEEQSQKNMGKFMKILLVKRLESSFHAFKNSIARFIHSYEQFIQEYDKGNVYVSKKYGNKIFELLENDDDEAIQHLIEEGKAQIYDASDFKDDFRPVLQADLDILREIKELWSSITRDPKLHSFLTELQKNQDLQKNKLIIFTESKETAEYLAGHINTRLKGEVLSYNGSSGEAVRDKVIENFDAKVKHKKDDYRILVSTEVLSEGVNLHRANVVINYDIPWNPTRMMQRVGRINRVDTSFDKIHTFNFFPTKQSNDQIKLRESAESKINAFLTLLGGDAALLTEGEPIGSHELFNRLLSAKTITGEDETEESELKYLNIIKTIRDEHPEIFDKIKRLPKKARTARENREYHNTLLTYFRRGKLQKFFLAGNVRDARELDFLTAAKLLEAGRETIRHKTGSDYYELLSRNKEAFLFATNEEMPEITARGGGRDSASQLLRILKAVMKDRRKLTEDQEIYVKKIMLRLEEGALPKQTAKETLRSLNELKGGLVNPLKVLGVLQTSISTRLLEEHFAAGAGARTGRREVILSLYLTEH from the coding sequence ATGAATACAGACCTGACTTTTATTACTAACGAGAAAGGCCAAAGCCTTAAAAACCGTTTCGAGACGCTCATTAAAGACACACGCTTCTTTGACTGTCTTGTCGGTTACTTTTATACCAGCGGTTTTTTTAACATTTATAAATCTCTCGAAGACACAGAACTGATAAGGGTTTTGATCGGCATCAGTACAGACCGCCAAACCTTTGATCTTATTCAAAAAGGTGGGGAACCGCAGCAAAGAGAACTGCAATTCTCTCATGCTGAAACGAAACAACGCCTCGAAGGTGAAATTGAAAAAGAGTTTGAGCATTCCGACGATAATCAGAACATTGAGGAAGGGGTGGAGAATTTTATTGAGTGGATACGAAATAATAAACTCCAGATCAGGGCATTTCCTTCAGATAAGATACACGCTAAGGTTTATATCATGACTTTTAAGGAAGGCGATCGTGATATGGGTCGTGTAATTACCGGCTCCAGCAACTTTACGCAGGCCGGATTCATAGATAATCTTGAATTCAATGTTGAACTGAAAAATCGCACTGACTTCGAATTTGCTCTCAATAAATTCAATGAACTCTGGGCTGATTCAGTTGATGTCAGCGAAAAATATATCGAGACGATCAAAACTAAAACATGGCTCAACCAGACCATCACGCCCTATGAACTTTATCTGAAATTTCTCTACGAATATTTCAAAGACGAACTCAGCCTGACAGATGAAATCTTTGTTCGTTATTTACCTGAAGAATTCATGAAACTGGAATACCAGGAGCAGGCTGTTCTAAATGCAAAGAAAATTCTTGAAGAATACGGTGGCGTATTTGTTTCAGATGTAGTAGGTCTCGGAAAGACCTACATTTCTGCGATGCTCGCGGGACAGCTTGACGGCAGGACGCTTGTTATCGCCCCTCCTGTCCTTCTTGACACCAACAATCCCGGCTCATGGAGCAATGTCTTTTCTGATTTCCGTGTTCCTGCCGATTTTCAATCAATTGGAAAGCTGGACGATTTACTGAAAAAAGGTGTTGAAAAATATGACAACATAATTGTTGACGAAGCACATCGTTTTCGCACAGAGTCCAATGTAACTTATGAAAAATTGGCGGAGATATGTCGCGGCAAACGAATCATCCTTGTCACTGCTACTCCTTACAATAATTCACCAAAGGATATACTTAGCCAGATAAAGTTATTTCAAAACGCGAAGAAAAGTATAATCCCAAACCTCCCAAATCTGGAAGCTTTTTTCAATGGATTAGATAAGAGGCTGAAAAACCTTGATCGCCAGAGAGATTACCAAGAATACATAAAAAGGGTCAAAGAAAATGCTAAGGAAATCAGAGATAAAGTCTTGAAATACCTCATGGTCCGTCGTACCAGGATGGAAATAACGAGGTTTTTCTCTCAGGACCTTGATAGACAAAATCTGAAGTTTCCCGATGTGGAGGTCCCGATACCGCTTTTCTACGAGTTGGATGAGCATGAAGATAATGTCTTTAGCAAAACAATTGAACTTGCTGCGCAGAAGTTTAACTATGCCCGCTATATGCCGATGCTTTACTACAAAGGGAAAATCGATCAGCTCGAAGAGCAGTCTCAGAAAAACATGGGTAAATTCATGAAGATATTGCTCGTAAAGCGTCTGGAAAGCAGCTTTCATGCATTTAAAAATTCTATTGCCCGCTTTATACATTCCTACGAGCAGTTTATCCAGGAGTATGATAAGGGCAATGTCTATGTGAGCAAAAAGTACGGGAATAAAATATTTGAACTGTTAGAAAATGATGATGATGAAGCCATTCAACACCTCATCGAAGAAGGGAAGGCGCAGATATATGATGCTTCCGATTTTAAAGATGATTTTAGGCCTGTGTTACAGGCTGATCTCGATATCCTCCGGGAAATCAAGGAATTATGGTCATCAATTACCAGAGACCCGAAGTTACATTCCTTTCTTACAGAGCTTCAGAAGAATCAGGATTTGCAGAAGAATAAGCTTATTATTTTTACTGAATCAAAAGAAACTGCAGAATATCTTGCCGGTCATATTAACACCAGGCTTAAGGGGGAGGTTCTTTCATACAACGGTTCATCAGGAGAAGCCGTACGGGATAAGGTTATTGAAAACTTTGACGCAAAGGTGAAACATAAAAAAGATGATTACCGTATACTGGTTTCAACGGAAGTACTTTCCGAAGGCGTCAATCTTCACCGGGCCAATGTGGTTATCAATTACGACATTCCCTGGAATCCTACACGCATGATGCAGCGCGTAGGCCGTATTAATCGTGTGGATACATCCTTCGACAAAATCCATACCTTCAACTTTTTTCCAACTAAACAATCGAACGACCAGATCAAGCTGAGAGAATCGGCGGAGTCAAAGATCAATGCCTTCCTGACACTCCTTGGAGGTGATGCTGCGCTTCTCACAGAAGGCGAACCTATTGGGTCTCACGAACTTTTTAATCGCCTCCTCAGTGCAAAAACCATTACCGGCGAGGACGAAACAGAAGAGAGCGAATTAAAGTATCTGAACATTATTAAAACCATTCGTGATGAGCATCCCGAAATTTTTGATAAAATAAAGCGCCTTCCAAAAAAGGCCCGTACCGCAAGGGAAAACAGAGAATATCACAATACGCTTTTAACTTATTTTCGTCGTGGAAAGCTGCAAAAGTTCTTCCTTGCCGGTAATGTCCGCGATGCCCGGGAACTTGATTTTTTAACTGCTGCCAAGCTTCTTGAGGCCGGGCGCGAAACAATTCGCCATAAAACAGGTTCAGATTATTATGAGTTGCTTTCCAGGAACAAGGAAGCATTTCTGTTTGCTACCAATGAGGAGATGCCTGAAATAACTGCACGAGGGGGTGGCAGGGATAGTGCCTCGCAACTACTGCGTATTCTGAAAGCGGTAATGAAAGACCGCCGTAAACTTACTGAAGACCAGGAGATATATGTTAAAAAGATTATGCTACGGCTGGAAGAAGGGGCTTTACCGAAGCAGACCGCCAAAGAAACCCTTAGGTCTCTTAATGAACTTAAGGGCGGCCTGGTTAACCCGTTAAAGGTGCTTGGGGTGTTGCAAACTTCCATATCTACAAGGCTGTTGGAAGAACATTTTGCCGCAGGTGCAGGTGCTAGAACCGGCAGGAGAGAAGTAATCCTGTCGCTTTATTTAACTGAGCATTAG